The region CCGAAGATGTTGGACTGGCGCTCGCAGCTGAGCGCAGGTCCGCTAGGTGGACAAACTCGTGGCCAAGTCACTCTACACCGCCGCTGGCTGGGGTAGCCTAGACGAAATCACTCGTTTCCTGGCGAACGGTGTCGATGTGGATCAGCGGTTCGGCGTCGGGATGACCGCGCTCATGAACGCGGCTTACGCCGGACACACGGAAGCCGTCCGGCTCTTGCTCGAGGCTGGCGCATCAGTCAACCTTGCGAATCCGCACGGTGTGACCGCCCTTGCTGCAGCTGCGCGCCACGCCAATGGCGAGGTGGTCGAGCTCCTTCTGGCGCGCGGCGCCGATCTAGAACTCGAGAATGAGCAAGGTGAGACGCCGTTACTAGTAGCGGCGACGTACGGACTTGCATCAATGGTCAGGCAACTGCTCGCTGCGGGTGCCAATCCACATCACCGCTCTCGACTTGGCTGGACCTCCTTGATGTGCGCAACGTTCAACCAGAGGGAAGGGTACTTTCCTCGGGACTCAATGCTCGCGCTTATTGAGGCTGGCGTGGCCGTGAACGCTTGCGCTGACGCGCATACGAGCGCGTACGCACTTGCGTTTCGCCTCAAGGACAAGAGAAAGCTCGAGCTGCTTGTGCGGTACGGCGCCACGTCTCGCGCCTCCGTTTGACTTGCCTCTCGCTTCGGACTGTT is a window of Polyangiaceae bacterium DNA encoding:
- a CDS encoding ankyrin repeat domain-containing protein, with the protein product MAKSLYTAAGWGSLDEITRFLANGVDVDQRFGVGMTALMNAAYAGHTEAVRLLLEAGASVNLANPHGVTALAAAARHANGEVVELLLARGADLELENEQGETPLLVAATYGLASMVRQLLAAGANPHHRSRLGWTSLMCATFNQREGYFPRDSMLALIEAGVAVNACADAHTSAYALAFRLKDKRKLELLVRYGATSRASV